In Curtobacterium sp. MCPF17_002, one genomic interval encodes:
- a CDS encoding ice-binding family protein yields the protein MATSPFLRTVMTGCAGLGLAASLVLLSTSGASAATVIDGPVNLGTAATYGVLGASTVTNTGPTVVNGDLGLSPGTSITGFGEAPDGVVNGRVHQTDAAAAQAQRDTTTAYGVAASLTPTRTGLTELNGLSLSPGVYSGGALSLANTGALTLAGSADSVWVFQAASTLTIGSGTRITITGGASSCNVFWQVGSSATIGTGAQFRGTVLAQDSVTATTSATVVGRLLARTGAVTLDTNTITASSDCPTPGTPSETTAPTITSGAPTTATAGQPYSYTVTASGTPKPTYTATGLPAGLTLNGATGAITGTPTTPGSSTVTITASNGTAPNATTTVTITVRPAAATASPTPTAPTTNPTAPNGSPTTVAVGSADRPTGELAFTGSDPTVPLGIAGGLLAAGIALTVIARRRRLAGRTR from the coding sequence ATGGCCACGTCCCCCTTCCTCCGCACGGTGATGACGGGATGTGCCGGGCTCGGCCTCGCCGCGTCACTGGTGCTCCTCTCCACCTCGGGCGCCTCCGCAGCGACCGTGATCGACGGGCCGGTGAACCTCGGTACCGCGGCGACGTACGGCGTCCTCGGGGCGAGCACCGTCACGAACACCGGACCGACGGTGGTGAACGGTGACCTCGGCCTTTCGCCCGGGACGTCGATCACCGGGTTCGGCGAGGCACCGGACGGTGTCGTGAACGGCAGGGTGCACCAGACCGACGCCGCCGCGGCTCAGGCACAGCGGGACACCACCACTGCCTACGGCGTCGCGGCGTCGCTCACCCCGACCCGTACCGGCCTCACCGAGCTGAACGGGCTGTCGCTCTCACCCGGGGTGTACTCGGGCGGGGCGCTGTCGCTCGCGAACACCGGTGCGCTGACCCTCGCCGGCAGCGCGGACTCGGTCTGGGTGTTCCAGGCCGCATCGACCCTGACCATCGGGTCCGGCACCAGGATCACGATCACCGGTGGCGCGAGCTCGTGCAACGTGTTCTGGCAGGTCGGGAGCTCGGCCACGATCGGCACGGGCGCACAGTTCCGGGGCACCGTCCTCGCGCAGGACTCGGTGACCGCGACGACGAGCGCGACGGTGGTCGGACGACTCCTCGCCCGCACCGGCGCGGTCACGCTCGACACGAACACGATCACGGCGTCGTCGGACTGCCCGACCCCGGGGACACCGTCCGAGACGACCGCCCCGACGATCACCTCGGGTGCACCGACGACGGCGACCGCCGGGCAGCCGTACTCGTACACGGTGACCGCGAGCGGCACACCGAAGCCGACCTACACCGCGACCGGGCTGCCCGCGGGCCTGACCCTGAACGGCGCCACCGGCGCGATCACCGGGACCCCGACCACGCCGGGGTCGTCCACGGTGACGATCACCGCGTCGAACGGCACCGCACCGAACGCGACGACGACGGTGACCATCACGGTCCGTCCGGCCGCAGCCACTGCGAGCCCGACGCCGACCGCGCCCACGACGAACCCGACGGCTCCGAACGGGTCGCCGACCACCGTGGCCGTGGGGTCGGCGGACCGGCCCACCGGTGAACTGGCGTTCACGGGCTCCGACCCGACGGTCCCGCTCGGCATCGCGGGTGGCCTGCTGGCGGCCGGGATCGCGCTCACGGTCATCGCACGACGCCGGCGCCTCGCCGGCCGCACGCGCTGA
- a CDS encoding phosphotransferase: MSSDQVGLPWFDDVLRSVGASASRAEPLPGGAVNHTYRASRDDAGTGAVVLRFPVDPLREDEFPVEAWAARQAGRAAGIPVATPLVHGVERGVPFSVSEYVPHDPRPVEHPWTWLGTVARTVGTVPLDEAPSSLFSRFGTDLAQAWSAHVAYNAAALGPGDRLRRDGAYGADGSAEAIRGLLDGLAAQRFDFGLAHGDLAPRNLVSRGPDRPPVLIDWGAAETGPTPWTDARRVFEWAFVDGSITRQEYDEFAVAAGLASDADRRTLASMTTLHLLDVTRWALANRPDLYDEYVERCRAGLERLRGR; this comes from the coding sequence GTGTCGAGTGATCAGGTCGGGCTGCCGTGGTTCGACGACGTCCTGCGGTCGGTCGGTGCCTCGGCATCCCGTGCGGAGCCGCTCCCGGGCGGTGCGGTCAACCACACCTACCGTGCGTCGCGAGACGACGCCGGTACCGGTGCCGTCGTCCTGCGCTTCCCCGTCGACCCGCTCCGGGAGGACGAGTTCCCCGTCGAGGCCTGGGCCGCCCGCCAGGCAGGACGCGCCGCCGGGATCCCGGTGGCGACGCCCCTCGTGCACGGCGTCGAGCGCGGCGTGCCGTTCTCGGTGTCGGAGTACGTGCCGCACGATCCGCGACCCGTCGAGCACCCGTGGACCTGGCTCGGTACCGTCGCCCGCACCGTCGGCACGGTCCCCCTCGACGAGGCCCCGTCGTCGCTGTTCTCCCGGTTCGGGACAGACCTCGCCCAGGCGTGGTCCGCACACGTGGCCTACAACGCCGCGGCGCTCGGACCGGGCGATCGACTCCGCCGCGACGGGGCGTACGGAGCGGACGGGTCGGCCGAGGCGATCCGCGGTCTCCTCGACGGGCTGGCGGCCCAGCGGTTCGACTTCGGGCTGGCGCACGGCGACCTCGCACCCCGGAACCTCGTCTCACGAGGACCGGACCGCCCGCCGGTGCTCATCGACTGGGGAGCGGCCGAGACCGGTCCGACGCCCTGGACGGACGCACGGCGGGTGTTCGAGTGGGCGTTCGTCGACGGGTCGATCACCCGCCAGGAGTACGACGAGTTCGCCGTCGCTGCGGGCCTCGCATCGGACGCCGATCGCCGGACACTGGCGTCCATGACGACGCTGCACCTGCTCGATGTCACCCGGTGGGCGCTCGCCAACCGACCGGATCTGTACGACGAGTACGTCGAGCGCTGTCGGGCCGGACTGGAGCGCCTCCGGGGGCGGTGA
- a CDS encoding VOC family protein gives MIDTQNAFSGFSVRDVAEARRFYEDVLGLETSEDHGMLELHVGGGRPVLVYPKGDAHEAASFTVLNLPVADVEAAVDELAGRGVAFEHYEGMTDERGINRQGGPLIAWFKDPSGNVLSIISGLEEARTA, from the coding sequence ATGATCGACACCCAGAACGCCTTCAGCGGGTTCTCCGTCCGCGACGTCGCCGAGGCGCGCCGGTTCTACGAGGACGTCCTCGGACTCGAGACGTCCGAGGACCACGGCATGCTCGAGCTGCACGTCGGCGGCGGGCGCCCCGTGCTCGTGTACCCGAAGGGCGACGCCCACGAAGCGGCCTCGTTCACCGTGCTCAACCTCCCGGTCGCCGACGTCGAGGCCGCGGTCGACGAGCTCGCCGGACGCGGGGTCGCCTTCGAGCACTACGAGGGGATGACGGACGAGCGCGGCATCAACCGGCAGGGCGGGCCGCTCATCGCCTGGTTCAAGGACCCCTCGGGGAACGTGCTCAGCATCATCAGCGGTCTGGAGGAGGCGCGGACCGCGTAG
- a CDS encoding helix-turn-helix transcriptional regulator codes for MHDLVADPEPPRDQVLAGPPQRAARSRNEPGAYLRARRALVSPEQAGVAVTDRRRVAGLRREEVAMLAGISADYYLRLERGRDRNPSVQVLEALGRVLRLDDEHLDHMRAIVEQPRRRAGARSARSAGSAGSAGSAGSAGSPGPSWSPGSAGLAVSAPVVPAGALRLLDGLVQPAFIETTAFDVLAANAGARRLSPRLVPGRNQLRDLLTDADDRALYPDHDQMTQCLVGNLRRTAAASDDGRPSDLADELSRVSDRFRMLWDRHDVQGQYGGTVRLHHPEVGPLTLERERLALDGVDGIRLVVLHAAPGSAAAGKLARLGI; via the coding sequence ATGCACGATCTCGTCGCTGACCCAGAGCCCCCTCGTGACCAGGTCCTGGCAGGACCCCCGCAGCGGGCCGCCCGCTCGCGCAACGAACCCGGCGCCTACCTGCGGGCACGGCGCGCCCTCGTGTCGCCCGAGCAGGCCGGGGTGGCGGTGACCGATCGTCGTCGCGTCGCCGGGCTCCGTCGCGAGGAGGTCGCCATGCTCGCCGGGATCAGCGCCGACTACTACCTCCGCCTCGAGCGCGGTCGGGACCGGAACCCGTCCGTGCAGGTGCTCGAGGCGCTGGGGCGGGTGCTGCGGCTCGACGACGAACACCTCGACCACATGCGGGCGATCGTCGAGCAGCCGCGACGTCGGGCCGGTGCCCGGTCTGCCCGGTCTGCCGGGTCCGCCGGGTCTGCTGGGTCCGCTGGGTCCGCGGGGTCTCCTGGGCCTTCTTGGTCTCCTGGGTCCGCGGGGCTCGCCGTCTCGGCTCCGGTGGTCCCGGCGGGTGCGCTCCGGCTGCTCGACGGCCTCGTCCAGCCGGCGTTCATCGAGACGACCGCGTTCGACGTGCTCGCCGCGAACGCCGGTGCGCGACGCCTCTCCCCCAGGCTCGTGCCGGGGCGCAACCAGTTGCGCGACCTGCTCACCGACGCCGACGACCGGGCGCTGTACCCGGACCACGACCAGATGACGCAGTGCCTGGTGGGGAACCTCCGTCGCACCGCCGCGGCGAGCGACGACGGGCGACCGTCCGACCTCGCGGACGAACTCAGCCGTGTGAGCGACCGGTTCCGGATGCTGTGGGACCGCCACGACGTGCAGGGCCAGTACGGCGGAACCGTCCGGCTGCACCACCCGGAGGTCGGCCCGCTGACCCTCGAGCGTGAGCGTCTCGCGCTCGACGGCGTGGACGGTATCCGGCTCGTGGTGCTGCACGCGGCCCCCGGGTCGGCAGCGGCCGGGAAGCTCGCGCGGCTCGGGATCTGA
- a CDS encoding SDR family NAD(P)-dependent oxidoreductase, whose translation MTVSLITGANKGIGLETARQLVAVGHEVWIGSRDRSRGEVAAATIGARAMQLDVTDDDSVRAALATIAAAGTGLDVLVHNAGVLTTDLDGPAALRSFDTNAVGIVRVTEAALPLLRASGSANVVTVSSSAGSFWAVTNPDRPESQLPLALYAASKAAATMLTVQYAKAHPGIRFNAVEPGPTATDMTAAFGIGRSVAESARVVVALATTGPDGPTGTFTDEEGTLPW comes from the coding sequence ATGACCGTCTCGCTCATCACCGGCGCCAACAAGGGCATCGGCCTCGAGACCGCCCGCCAGCTCGTCGCGGTCGGCCACGAGGTCTGGATCGGCTCCCGCGACCGCTCCCGCGGCGAGGTCGCCGCCGCGACCATCGGCGCGCGTGCGATGCAGCTCGACGTCACCGACGACGACTCGGTGCGTGCGGCACTCGCGACGATCGCCGCTGCCGGGACGGGACTCGACGTCCTCGTCCACAACGCCGGCGTGCTCACGACGGACCTCGACGGTCCGGCGGCGCTCCGCTCGTTCGACACGAACGCCGTCGGGATCGTCCGCGTCACCGAGGCGGCCCTCCCGCTGCTGCGGGCGTCGGGCTCGGCGAACGTCGTCACGGTGTCGAGCAGCGCGGGGTCCTTCTGGGCGGTCACGAACCCCGACCGTCCCGAGTCGCAGTTGCCGCTCGCCCTCTACGCCGCGTCGAAGGCGGCCGCGACGATGCTCACCGTGCAGTACGCGAAGGCCCACCCGGGGATCCGCTTCAACGCCGTCGAGCCGGGTCCGACCGCGACGGACATGACGGCGGCGTTCGGCATCGGCCGTTCCGTCGCGGAGAGCGCACGGGTCGTCGTCGCGCTGGCGACGACCGGTCCGGACGGACCGACCGGCACGTTCACGGACGAGGAGGGCACGCTGCCCTGGTGA
- a CDS encoding FCD domain-containing protein, which translates to MTPVRREPLAEQAAAALLDRIRAGEWALGARLPGETTLAPQLGVGRSTIREAVSQLAGRGVLTSRQGAGVFVTALDVTDDWDQVLRRADITAVVEARIAIEVEASSLAATRRTPAELRALRRAVEHRAGRRATVEEHVDADTALHRAIVSAAHNPILTELFDGFTPRSRQAMVELLRIGGAYGSDADQDVHARIVDAIADRDAATAAARTRDHLGTLTARLGTTA; encoded by the coding sequence ATGACCCCCGTCCGTCGCGAGCCCCTCGCCGAGCAGGCCGCTGCCGCGCTCCTCGACCGCATCCGTGCCGGCGAGTGGGCGCTCGGCGCTCGGCTCCCGGGCGAGACCACCCTCGCGCCGCAGCTCGGGGTCGGTCGGTCGACCATCCGTGAGGCGGTCAGCCAGCTCGCCGGCCGCGGCGTGCTCACCTCGCGGCAGGGCGCCGGCGTCTTCGTCACCGCGCTCGACGTCACCGACGACTGGGACCAGGTCCTCCGGCGTGCGGACATCACGGCGGTGGTCGAGGCGCGCATCGCCATCGAGGTGGAGGCCTCGTCGCTCGCCGCCACCCGACGGACGCCGGCCGAACTCCGGGCGCTCCGCCGTGCGGTCGAGCACCGGGCCGGACGCCGGGCGACGGTCGAGGAGCACGTCGACGCGGACACCGCCCTGCACCGGGCGATCGTGAGCGCCGCGCACAACCCGATCCTCACCGAACTGTTCGACGGCTTCACGCCGCGGAGTCGTCAGGCGATGGTCGAACTGCTCCGCATCGGCGGGGCGTACGGTTCCGACGCCGACCAGGACGTGCACGCCCGCATCGTCGACGCGATCGCCGACCGCGACGCCGCCACCGCAGCGGCCCGGACACGCGATCACCTCGGCACCCTCACCGCCCGGCTGGGCACGACCGCCTGA
- a CDS encoding 2-isopropylmalate synthase yields MSNDGIATPAGPVPDHAPHWNRQRRSQMPSHRYRDVTARVDVPLTDRTWPDRHLSSAPLWVPVDLRDGNQALAEPMDPARKRRFFELMVRMGYKEIEVGYPSASETDHAFVRLIAESDLAPDDVTIVVFTPARRDLIERTVASIAGIRNPVVIHMYAATAPVWREVVLGKDRDGLREMVLSGARDVLELAGAMENVRFEFSPEVFNLTEPDFVLDLCNAVTELWDATPERPVVLNLPATVEIATPNVYADQIEYMHRNLARRDAVILSVHPHNDRGTGIACAELAVLAGAQRVEGCIFGNGERTGNVDIATLALNLHAQGVDPMIDFSDIDAIRRTVEDATRIELHPRHPYVGDLVHTAFSGTHQDAIRKGFAEHRDRAAAEGRPERETAWRVPYLPVDPADLGRSYDAVIRVNSQSGKGGIAHLLEAASGIELPRRLQIDFARRVQQHTDGSGTEIGGQELLALFERCYLAPADATPELVDLAVERHDGQDTTRLTIRVDGTERSGTFRGVGPVEAVTELLGDQGITVDVVSLHQASRTAGSGSGALTLVEYRGADGTEWAAGGDRSVLTASVLAVLTAGGRSRAGSRQRYRSTIGHANGSRAASPTSLR; encoded by the coding sequence ATGAGCAACGACGGCATCGCCACGCCCGCTGGTCCCGTTCCCGACCACGCACCCCACTGGAACCGACAGCGGCGGTCGCAGATGCCGTCGCACCGGTACCGCGACGTGACCGCGCGGGTCGATGTCCCGCTCACCGACCGCACCTGGCCGGACCGACACCTCTCCAGCGCCCCGCTCTGGGTGCCGGTCGACCTGCGCGACGGCAACCAGGCGCTCGCGGAGCCGATGGACCCCGCCCGCAAGCGACGGTTCTTCGAGCTGATGGTGCGGATGGGCTACAAGGAGATCGAGGTGGGCTACCCGTCTGCGTCGGAGACCGACCACGCGTTCGTCCGCCTGATCGCGGAGTCCGACCTCGCCCCCGACGACGTCACGATCGTCGTCTTCACCCCGGCGCGGCGCGACCTCATCGAACGGACCGTCGCGTCGATCGCGGGCATCCGGAACCCCGTCGTCATCCACATGTACGCGGCGACCGCGCCGGTCTGGCGGGAGGTCGTGCTCGGCAAGGACCGCGACGGACTCCGGGAGATGGTCCTCAGCGGCGCGCGTGACGTCCTCGAACTCGCCGGGGCGATGGAGAACGTCCGGTTCGAGTTCTCGCCGGAGGTGTTCAACCTGACCGAGCCGGACTTCGTGCTCGACCTGTGCAACGCCGTGACGGAGCTGTGGGACGCCACACCGGAACGGCCCGTGGTCCTCAACCTCCCGGCCACGGTCGAGATCGCGACGCCGAACGTCTACGCCGACCAGATCGAGTACATGCACCGCAACCTCGCGCGGCGCGACGCGGTGATCCTGTCCGTGCACCCGCACAACGACCGGGGGACCGGCATCGCCTGCGCGGAACTCGCGGTGCTCGCCGGGGCGCAGCGCGTCGAGGGGTGCATCTTCGGCAACGGCGAACGGACCGGCAACGTCGACATCGCGACCCTGGCCCTCAACCTGCACGCGCAGGGCGTCGACCCGATGATCGACTTCTCGGACATCGACGCGATCCGGCGGACCGTCGAGGACGCCACCCGCATCGAACTGCACCCGCGCCACCCCTACGTCGGCGACCTCGTGCACACGGCCTTCAGCGGGACGCACCAGGACGCCATCCGGAAGGGCTTCGCCGAGCACCGCGACCGGGCTGCCGCCGAGGGGCGTCCGGAGCGCGAGACCGCCTGGCGCGTGCCCTACCTGCCCGTCGACCCGGCGGACCTCGGCCGGAGCTACGACGCCGTCATCCGCGTCAACTCCCAGTCCGGCAAGGGCGGCATCGCCCACCTGCTGGAAGCAGCGTCCGGGATCGAGCTGCCGCGACGACTCCAGATCGACTTCGCCCGGCGGGTCCAGCAGCACACCGACGGCTCCGGCACCGAGATCGGTGGCCAGGAGCTGCTCGCCCTGTTCGAACGGTGCTACCTGGCACCCGCGGACGCGACGCCCGAGCTCGTGGACCTCGCCGTGGAGCGCCACGACGGCCAGGACACCACGCGGCTGACGATCCGGGTGGACGGCACCGAACGGTCCGGGACCTTCCGCGGTGTCGGACCGGTCGAGGCGGTGACCGAACTCCTCGGCGACCAGGGGATCACCGTCGACGTCGTCTCACTGCACCAGGCCTCACGCACCGCGGGCAGCGGCAGCGGCGCGCTGACCCTCGTCGAGTACCGCGGCGCGGACGGCACCGAGTGGGCCGCCGGCGGGGACCGGTCGGTCCTCACCGCGAGTGTGCTGGCCGTGCTCACCGCCGGCGGCCGGAGCCGCGCCGGCAGCCGTCAGCGGTACCGCTCGACCATCGGGCACGCGAACGGATCCCGCGCCGCGAGCCCGACCTCGTTGAGGTAG
- a CDS encoding acyl-CoA desaturase, giving the protein MSDDVIVPTGYRKTAPRSGRSDTTSTYSALMVQVRDAGLLRPRTGWYWGLIAVLFALLALTVGAFTVLGGSWWQLVVAGVLGMIFTQFAFLAHEAAHRQVFSSHHWNDRAARYVGTFLTGVSYAWWTNKHTRHHANPNTVGKDPDISFDAISFRPEDAASRTGFLRVLVRVQGYAFFPLLLVEGVNLHWQSIRTYTSRGTVKRRWAEGSVFAARFVLYLGVVFWFLPVGMAFAFLGVQLAVFGFCMGIAFAPNHKGMPIIEPGQRVDFFSRQVLTSRDISGGRWVEFFMGGLNHQVEHHLFPSMARPNLRAARAMVRRYCEAQGVPYTETTMVRSYAIVVRYLNEVGLAARDPFACPMVERYR; this is encoded by the coding sequence ATGAGCGACGACGTCATCGTGCCGACCGGCTACCGGAAGACCGCACCGCGTTCCGGCCGGAGTGACACGACCTCGACCTACTCGGCCCTGATGGTGCAGGTCCGTGACGCCGGGCTCCTCCGGCCCCGCACCGGCTGGTACTGGGGACTCATCGCCGTCCTGTTCGCCCTGCTCGCGCTCACGGTCGGCGCGTTCACGGTGCTCGGCGGCTCGTGGTGGCAACTGGTGGTCGCCGGGGTGCTCGGCATGATCTTCACGCAGTTCGCCTTCCTCGCGCACGAGGCCGCCCACCGGCAGGTGTTCTCGTCCCACCACTGGAACGACCGCGCCGCGCGCTACGTCGGCACCTTCCTGACCGGCGTCAGCTACGCCTGGTGGACGAACAAGCACACCCGGCACCACGCGAACCCGAACACCGTCGGCAAGGACCCGGACATCTCGTTCGACGCGATCTCGTTCCGCCCCGAGGACGCCGCGAGCCGCACCGGGTTCCTGCGCGTGCTCGTCCGGGTGCAGGGCTACGCCTTCTTCCCGCTGCTCCTCGTCGAGGGGGTGAACCTGCACTGGCAGTCGATCCGCACGTACACGAGCCGCGGCACGGTGAAGCGCCGCTGGGCCGAGGGGTCGGTGTTCGCCGCCCGGTTCGTGCTGTACCTGGGCGTCGTGTTCTGGTTCCTGCCCGTGGGGATGGCGTTCGCGTTCCTCGGCGTGCAGCTCGCGGTGTTCGGCTTCTGCATGGGCATCGCCTTCGCGCCGAACCACAAGGGCATGCCGATCATCGAACCCGGACAACGGGTCGACTTCTTCTCGCGGCAGGTGCTGACCTCCCGTGACATCAGTGGCGGCCGCTGGGTGGAGTTCTTCATGGGCGGCCTCAACCACCAGGTCGAGCACCACCTGTTCCCGAGCATGGCACGACCGAACCTCCGGGCTGCACGCGCGATGGTCCGGCGGTACTGCGAGGCGCAGGGCGTCCCGTACACGGAGACGACCATGGTGCGCTCGTACGCGATCGTCGTGCGCTACCTCAACGAGGTCGGGCTCGCGGCGCGGGATCCGTTCGCGTGCCCGATGGTCGAGCGGTACCGCTGA
- a CDS encoding GAF and ANTAR domain-containing protein, translating into MAATRERRLIETFVALTDTLVDDYDVVEVLQHLVDSMVELFDAAAAGILLVNADQELEVLASTSERSELLGLLQLNAGEGPCVTCVTTGRTVSVRDPDEMARRWPAFAAASAASGYASVHAIPMRLRDTTLGSLNLFRETEGALNRQDAVAAQALTDVATISILQQRTLEHATTTQLQLQRALDSRVVIEQAKGFVAHTHQVDTDEAFGMLRRHARANRLLLADVARGVIARRITIS; encoded by the coding sequence ATGGCAGCGACACGGGAACGCCGACTCATCGAGACGTTCGTCGCGCTGACGGACACCCTCGTCGACGACTACGACGTCGTCGAGGTCCTGCAGCACCTCGTGGACAGCATGGTCGAGCTCTTCGACGCCGCGGCTGCGGGCATCCTGCTCGTGAACGCCGACCAGGAGCTCGAGGTGCTCGCGTCGACCAGCGAGCGGTCGGAGCTCCTGGGGCTCCTGCAGCTGAACGCCGGCGAGGGGCCGTGCGTGACGTGCGTGACCACCGGCCGGACCGTGTCCGTCCGCGATCCCGACGAGATGGCCCGGCGGTGGCCCGCGTTCGCGGCGGCTTCGGCGGCCTCCGGGTACGCGTCGGTGCACGCGATCCCGATGCGGCTGCGTGACACGACCCTCGGGTCGCTCAACCTGTTCCGCGAGACCGAGGGCGCGCTCAACCGGCAGGACGCGGTGGCGGCGCAGGCGCTCACGGACGTGGCGACGATCAGCATCCTGCAGCAGCGCACGCTCGAGCACGCGACGACGACGCAGCTGCAGCTCCAGCGGGCGCTCGACAGCCGTGTCGTGATCGAGCAGGCGAAGGGCTTCGTCGCCCACACCCACCAGGTCGACACCGACGAGGCGTTCGGCATGCTCCGACGCCACGCGCGCGCGAACCGGCTGCTCCTCGCGGACGTCGCCCGCGGTGTCATCGCGCGTCGGATCACCATTTCCTGA
- a CDS encoding DinB family protein: MNAVEDVAGLLEYASTRLQDRMAGLTDAEWAWQPVAGDALVTICWRLDHIAEALGEGRNWEWLGADPSDAPTLAPAASADAAVATVADATARFAALARGLGADSAEPLGAVAGPYGEDSRLSFVLHVVDEVVHHAAEAALIRDLYAADPRNGFDA; encoded by the coding sequence GTGAACGCGGTCGAGGACGTCGCTGGCCTCCTGGAGTACGCGTCCACGCGCCTCCAGGACCGCATGGCTGGACTCACCGATGCGGAGTGGGCCTGGCAACCGGTCGCCGGTGACGCACTCGTGACCATCTGCTGGCGGCTCGACCACATCGCCGAGGCACTCGGCGAGGGCCGCAACTGGGAGTGGCTCGGTGCGGACCCGTCGGACGCTCCGACGCTCGCCCCGGCGGCGTCCGCGGACGCGGCGGTGGCCACCGTCGCGGACGCCACGGCGCGGTTCGCCGCGCTGGCGCGCGGGCTCGGGGCCGACTCGGCCGAGCCGCTCGGTGCCGTCGCCGGACCGTACGGCGAGGACTCCCGGCTGTCGTTCGTCCTGCACGTGGTCGACGAAGTCGTCCACCACGCCGCCGAGGCCGCGCTCATCCGGGACCTGTACGCCGCGGACCCTCGGAACGGGTTCGACGCCTAA
- a CDS encoding DUF6510 family protein: MSVLDGNALAGPLTEVLGPDPTLAVLRCSGCGSLGVLAVTRVYSTPMGAVARCRDCDTVLVTLVDTPDRRWIGMPGARAVAAPPA; encoded by the coding sequence ATGTCCGTGCTCGACGGGAACGCCCTGGCCGGTCCGCTCACCGAGGTCCTCGGCCCGGACCCGACCCTGGCGGTCCTGCGCTGCTCGGGCTGCGGGTCGCTCGGTGTCCTTGCCGTGACCCGGGTGTACTCGACCCCGATGGGGGCGGTCGCCCGGTGCCGTGACTGCGACACCGTGCTCGTGACCCTGGTCGACACCCCGGACCGCCGGTGGATCGGGATGCCCGGCGCACGCGCCGTGGCCGCACCACCGGCCTGA
- a CDS encoding FAD-binding oxidoreductase, whose translation MSLPHTGLEARITPSAPAPSRRRPAWHAATVASVAPETPEARRIVLDVPTWPGNDPGQHLDLRLTAEDGYQASRSYSIASSGDGTSVLLAVDRAVGGEVSPFLVDAVEVGDALEVHGPLGGWFVWHPGAAERPVQLIAGGSGIVPLAAIAGAHAEAGDATPFRLLYAVRTPADVFFRPELARAEAAGVEVTHVYSRTAPAGSSVPAGRLTRETLAAAVFPPDAGALVYVCGSTPFVEQVLRWLGELGHDTTDVRAERFGGS comes from the coding sequence GTGAGCCTCCCCCACACCGGCCTGGAGGCACGGATCACCCCGTCCGCACCGGCTCCGTCCCGCAGGCGGCCGGCCTGGCACGCCGCGACGGTCGCCTCCGTCGCGCCGGAGACCCCGGAGGCGCGCCGGATCGTCCTCGACGTCCCGACCTGGCCGGGCAACGACCCCGGGCAGCACCTCGACCTGCGGCTCACGGCCGAGGACGGCTACCAGGCGTCGCGGTCGTACTCGATCGCCTCGTCCGGCGACGGCACCTCGGTCCTGCTCGCCGTCGATCGCGCGGTGGGTGGTGAGGTCTCACCGTTCCTCGTCGACGCGGTCGAGGTCGGCGACGCCCTCGAGGTGCACGGACCCCTCGGCGGCTGGTTCGTCTGGCACCCCGGCGCCGCCGAGCGTCCGGTGCAGCTCATCGCCGGTGGATCGGGCATCGTGCCGCTCGCCGCGATCGCCGGCGCGCACGCCGAAGCCGGTGACGCCACCCCGTTCCGCCTGCTCTACGCCGTCCGCACCCCTGCGGACGTCTTCTTCCGCCCGGAGCTCGCCCGCGCCGAGGCCGCCGGGGTCGAGGTCACGCACGTGTACAGCCGGACCGCTCCGGCCGGATCGTCGGTGCCGGCGGGACGCCTCACCCGGGAGACGCTCGCCGCCGCGGTGTTCCCGCCGGACGCCGGGGCCCTGGTGTACGTGTGCGGGTCGACGCCGTTCGTCGAACAGGTCCTGCGGTGGCTCGGCGAGCTCGGGCACGACACCACCGACGTCCGCGCCGAACGCTTCGGAGGCAGCTGA